One window of the Halictus rubicundus isolate RS-2024b chromosome 6, iyHalRubi1_principal, whole genome shotgun sequence genome contains the following:
- the Vas gene encoding ATP-dependent RNA helicase vasa isoform X2 — MDDDWGNDNTQISTSDSQNFDNSGRSYGKGRGFILKNNNNDEWEPGNKRYDDENTNNDDANDDNNWPSNDNSNNFGRSGRGGGRGDYRGRGGRGGRGGFNSRNRDDGDDDGNSGGRSGYRGRNKDDNDDGNSGGRGGYRGGNRDDNDDGNSGGRGGYRGGRGGYRSRNRDEDDDGNSGGRGGYSGGRGGGYRGRNRDNNDDDDNGGGYRRTNNYDDNGDKPRGKFNKDDDDNEGPQKPKEIYIPPELASDDSLFENGVAAGINFDKYDKIEVRVSGENTPSPIDSFETVGLRNIILDNIRKSGYTKPTPVQKYALPIIMEGRDLMACAQTGSGKTAAFAIPIINTLLEKPKDLEISSFHCEPQVIIVSPTRELTIQIWQQIVKFSLNSILKTVVAYGGTSVQHQSAKLAAGCHILVATPGRLLDFLDRGRIKFSSVRFLVLDEADRMLDMGFLPSIERIVDHETMVPLEERQTLMFSATFPDEVQHLAKRFLNNYLFLAVGIVGGACADVAQNFYEVGKWKKKDMLKDILEREKDAGTLDGTLIFVEMKRKADFIAVFLSENNYPTTTIHGDRFQSQREEALADFKRGKMAILVATAVAARGLDIKNVSHVINFDLPKSIDEYVHRIGRTGRVGNRGRATSFFDPEDDAPLRGDLVRILKQANQPVPDWLVCGNSNRSFMPGKGNKFGGEDIRDLEQEGEQYGEESYAPTAVANEPEESW; from the exons ATGGATGACGATTGGGGTAACGATAACACTCAAATTTCTACCTCAGATTCACAGAAt TTTGACAACAGTGGACGTAGTTATGGCAAAGGACGAGGAttcatattaaaaaataataacaacGATGAGTGGGAGCCTGGAAATAAACGTTATGATGATGAAAATACCAACAATGACGATGCAAATGATGACAATAATTGGCCATCTAATGATAACAGCAACAATTTTGGAAGATCCGGTAGAGGAGGAGGtagaggagattatagaggaAGAGGAGGTAGAGGTGGTAGGGGAGGATTTAATAGTCGCAATAGGGATGATGGAGATGATGATGGAAACAGTGGTGGCAGAAGTGGATACAGAGGCCGCAATAAAGATGACAATGATGATGGAAACAGTGGTGGCAGAGGTGGATATAGAGGCGGCAACAGAGATGACAATGATGACGGAAACAGTGGTGGCAGAGGTGGATATAGAGGCGGCAGAGGTGGCTATAGAAGTCGCAATAGAGATGAAGATGATGATGGAAACAGTGGTGGCAGAGGTGGATACAGTGGTGGCAGAGGTGGTGGATATAGAGGTCGGAATAGGGACAACAATGATGATGACGACAATGGTGGTGGCTATAGACGAACGAATAATTATGATGACAACGGTGATAAGCCGAGAGGAAAATTTAATAAAGATGATGACGATAATGAAGGACCTCAGAAACCTAAAGAAATTTACATTCCGCCAGAATTGGCTTCTGATGATAGTCTGTTTGAAAACGGTGTGGCTGCTGGCATTAATTTCGATAAATATGACAAGATTGAAGTTAGAGTAAGCGGAGAGAATACACCTAGTCCGATCGATAGTTTTGAAACGGTTGGCCTTAGAAACATAATATTAGACAATATTAGAAAATCAGGATATACAAAGCCAACTCCAGTGCAAAAATACGCTTTACCCATTATAATGGAAGGTCGTGATTTAATGGCTTGTGCGCAAACAGGCTCGGGGAAAACTGCTGCATTTGCGATTCCTATTATCAACACCTTATTGGAGAAGCCGAAGGACTTAGAAATATCTTCATTTCATTGCGAACCACAAGTTATTATTGTATCGCCTACTCGCGAGCTTACGATACAAATTTGGCAGCAGATtgttaaattttcattgaattcAATTTTGAAGACTGTTGTTGCATATGGTGGAACATCTGTGCAACATCAAAGTGCAAAACTTGCTGCAGGTTGTCACATCCTTGTGGCAACACCAGGAAGATTATTAGATTTTCTAGACAGAGGAAGAATCAAATTTTCTTCTGTTCGATTTCTTGTATTAGACGAAGCAGATCGTATGCTGGACATGGGATTTCTGCCTAGCATTGAAAGAATTGTAGATCATGAGACAATGGTTCCTTTGGAGGAGAGACAGACATTAATGTTCTCTGCTACTTTTCCGGACGAAGTGCAGCACTTAGCAAAgagatttttaaacaattacctATTCCTCGCAGTTGGCATTGTGGGTGGAGCCTGTGCAGATGTCGCGCAAAATTTTTACGAAGTCGGAAAATGGAAGAAGAAAGATATGTTGAAAGATATtttggagagagaaaaagatgCGGGTACACTAGATGGTACATTAATATTTGTCGAGATGAAAAGGAAGGCTGATTTCATAGCAGTGTTCCTATCTGAAAATAATTATCCTACGACTACTATACATGGCGATAGATTTCAAAGTCAAAGGGAAGAAGCATTAGCTGATTTCAAAAGAGGAAAAATGGCTATTTTAGTAGCTACTGCAGTTGCTGCTAGGGGCTTggatataaaaaatgtttctcaTGTTATAAACTTTGATTTGCCAAAAAGTATCGATGAGTATGTTCATCGAATTGGTAGAACTGGTCGCGTGGGCAATCGTGGAAGAGCAACTTCATTTTTCGATCCCGAGGATGATGCACCTCTGCGAGGTGATCTTGTGAGGATATTGAAACAGGCGAATCAGCCTGTTCCAGATTGGTTGGTGTGTGGAAACTCGAATCGAAGCTTTATGCCTGGTAAAGGAAACAAATTTGGCGGAGAAGATATCAGAGAT CTGGAACAGGAGGGTGAACAATACGGTGAAGAATCATATGCGCCTACTGCAGTAGCCAACGAGCCAGAAGAAAGCTGGTAG
- the Vas gene encoding ATP-dependent RNA helicase vasa isoform X1 — protein sequence MDDDWGNDNTQISTSDSQNQFDNSGRSYGKGRGFILKNNNNDEWEPGNKRYDDENTNNDDANDDNNWPSNDNSNNFGRSGRGGGRGDYRGRGGRGGRGGFNSRNRDDGDDDGNSGGRSGYRGRNKDDNDDGNSGGRGGYRGGNRDDNDDGNSGGRGGYRGGRGGYRSRNRDEDDDGNSGGRGGYSGGRGGGYRGRNRDNNDDDDNGGGYRRTNNYDDNGDKPRGKFNKDDDDNEGPQKPKEIYIPPELASDDSLFENGVAAGINFDKYDKIEVRVSGENTPSPIDSFETVGLRNIILDNIRKSGYTKPTPVQKYALPIIMEGRDLMACAQTGSGKTAAFAIPIINTLLEKPKDLEISSFHCEPQVIIVSPTRELTIQIWQQIVKFSLNSILKTVVAYGGTSVQHQSAKLAAGCHILVATPGRLLDFLDRGRIKFSSVRFLVLDEADRMLDMGFLPSIERIVDHETMVPLEERQTLMFSATFPDEVQHLAKRFLNNYLFLAVGIVGGACADVAQNFYEVGKWKKKDMLKDILEREKDAGTLDGTLIFVEMKRKADFIAVFLSENNYPTTTIHGDRFQSQREEALADFKRGKMAILVATAVAARGLDIKNVSHVINFDLPKSIDEYVHRIGRTGRVGNRGRATSFFDPEDDAPLRGDLVRILKQANQPVPDWLVCGNSNRSFMPGKGNKFGGEDIRDLEQEGEQYGEESYAPTAVANEPEESW from the exons ATGGATGACGATTGGGGTAACGATAACACTCAAATTTCTACCTCAGATTCACAGAAt CAGTTTGACAACAGTGGACGTAGTTATGGCAAAGGACGAGGAttcatattaaaaaataataacaacGATGAGTGGGAGCCTGGAAATAAACGTTATGATGATGAAAATACCAACAATGACGATGCAAATGATGACAATAATTGGCCATCTAATGATAACAGCAACAATTTTGGAAGATCCGGTAGAGGAGGAGGtagaggagattatagaggaAGAGGAGGTAGAGGTGGTAGGGGAGGATTTAATAGTCGCAATAGGGATGATGGAGATGATGATGGAAACAGTGGTGGCAGAAGTGGATACAGAGGCCGCAATAAAGATGACAATGATGATGGAAACAGTGGTGGCAGAGGTGGATATAGAGGCGGCAACAGAGATGACAATGATGACGGAAACAGTGGTGGCAGAGGTGGATATAGAGGCGGCAGAGGTGGCTATAGAAGTCGCAATAGAGATGAAGATGATGATGGAAACAGTGGTGGCAGAGGTGGATACAGTGGTGGCAGAGGTGGTGGATATAGAGGTCGGAATAGGGACAACAATGATGATGACGACAATGGTGGTGGCTATAGACGAACGAATAATTATGATGACAACGGTGATAAGCCGAGAGGAAAATTTAATAAAGATGATGACGATAATGAAGGACCTCAGAAACCTAAAGAAATTTACATTCCGCCAGAATTGGCTTCTGATGATAGTCTGTTTGAAAACGGTGTGGCTGCTGGCATTAATTTCGATAAATATGACAAGATTGAAGTTAGAGTAAGCGGAGAGAATACACCTAGTCCGATCGATAGTTTTGAAACGGTTGGCCTTAGAAACATAATATTAGACAATATTAGAAAATCAGGATATACAAAGCCAACTCCAGTGCAAAAATACGCTTTACCCATTATAATGGAAGGTCGTGATTTAATGGCTTGTGCGCAAACAGGCTCGGGGAAAACTGCTGCATTTGCGATTCCTATTATCAACACCTTATTGGAGAAGCCGAAGGACTTAGAAATATCTTCATTTCATTGCGAACCACAAGTTATTATTGTATCGCCTACTCGCGAGCTTACGATACAAATTTGGCAGCAGATtgttaaattttcattgaattcAATTTTGAAGACTGTTGTTGCATATGGTGGAACATCTGTGCAACATCAAAGTGCAAAACTTGCTGCAGGTTGTCACATCCTTGTGGCAACACCAGGAAGATTATTAGATTTTCTAGACAGAGGAAGAATCAAATTTTCTTCTGTTCGATTTCTTGTATTAGACGAAGCAGATCGTATGCTGGACATGGGATTTCTGCCTAGCATTGAAAGAATTGTAGATCATGAGACAATGGTTCCTTTGGAGGAGAGACAGACATTAATGTTCTCTGCTACTTTTCCGGACGAAGTGCAGCACTTAGCAAAgagatttttaaacaattacctATTCCTCGCAGTTGGCATTGTGGGTGGAGCCTGTGCAGATGTCGCGCAAAATTTTTACGAAGTCGGAAAATGGAAGAAGAAAGATATGTTGAAAGATATtttggagagagaaaaagatgCGGGTACACTAGATGGTACATTAATATTTGTCGAGATGAAAAGGAAGGCTGATTTCATAGCAGTGTTCCTATCTGAAAATAATTATCCTACGACTACTATACATGGCGATAGATTTCAAAGTCAAAGGGAAGAAGCATTAGCTGATTTCAAAAGAGGAAAAATGGCTATTTTAGTAGCTACTGCAGTTGCTGCTAGGGGCTTggatataaaaaatgtttctcaTGTTATAAACTTTGATTTGCCAAAAAGTATCGATGAGTATGTTCATCGAATTGGTAGAACTGGTCGCGTGGGCAATCGTGGAAGAGCAACTTCATTTTTCGATCCCGAGGATGATGCACCTCTGCGAGGTGATCTTGTGAGGATATTGAAACAGGCGAATCAGCCTGTTCCAGATTGGTTGGTGTGTGGAAACTCGAATCGAAGCTTTATGCCTGGTAAAGGAAACAAATTTGGCGGAGAAGATATCAGAGAT CTGGAACAGGAGGGTGAACAATACGGTGAAGAATCATATGCGCCTACTGCAGTAGCCAACGAGCCAGAAGAAAGCTGGTAG
- the Vas gene encoding ATP-dependent RNA helicase vasa isoform X3, with amino-acid sequence MDDDWGNDNTQISTSDSQNQFDNSGRSYGKGRGFILKNNNNDEWEPGNKRYDDENTNNDDANDDNNWPSNDNSNNFGRSGRGGGRGDYRGRGGRGGRGGFNSRNRDDGDDDGNSGGRSGYRGGNRDDNDDGNSGGRGGYRGGRGGYRSRNRDEDDDGNSGGRGGYSGGRGGGYRGRNRDNNDDDDNGGGYRRTNNYDDNGDKPRGKFNKDDDDNEGPQKPKEIYIPPELASDDSLFENGVAAGINFDKYDKIEVRVSGENTPSPIDSFETVGLRNIILDNIRKSGYTKPTPVQKYALPIIMEGRDLMACAQTGSGKTAAFAIPIINTLLEKPKDLEISSFHCEPQVIIVSPTRELTIQIWQQIVKFSLNSILKTVVAYGGTSVQHQSAKLAAGCHILVATPGRLLDFLDRGRIKFSSVRFLVLDEADRMLDMGFLPSIERIVDHETMVPLEERQTLMFSATFPDEVQHLAKRFLNNYLFLAVGIVGGACADVAQNFYEVGKWKKKDMLKDILEREKDAGTLDGTLIFVEMKRKADFIAVFLSENNYPTTTIHGDRFQSQREEALADFKRGKMAILVATAVAARGLDIKNVSHVINFDLPKSIDEYVHRIGRTGRVGNRGRATSFFDPEDDAPLRGDLVRILKQANQPVPDWLVCGNSNRSFMPGKGNKFGGEDIRDLEQEGEQYGEESYAPTAVANEPEESW; translated from the exons ATGGATGACGATTGGGGTAACGATAACACTCAAATTTCTACCTCAGATTCACAGAAt CAGTTTGACAACAGTGGACGTAGTTATGGCAAAGGACGAGGAttcatattaaaaaataataacaacGATGAGTGGGAGCCTGGAAATAAACGTTATGATGATGAAAATACCAACAATGACGATGCAAATGATGACAATAATTGGCCATCTAATGATAACAGCAACAATTTTGGAAGATCCGGTAGAGGAGGAGGtagaggagattatagaggaAGAGGAGGTAGAGGTGGTAGGGGAGGATTTAATAGTCGCAATAGGGATGATGGAGATGATGATGGAAACAGTGGTGGCAGAA GTGGATATAGAGGCGGCAACAGAGATGACAATGATGACGGAAACAGTGGTGGCAGAGGTGGATATAGAGGCGGCAGAGGTGGCTATAGAAGTCGCAATAGAGATGAAGATGATGATGGAAACAGTGGTGGCAGAGGTGGATACAGTGGTGGCAGAGGTGGTGGATATAGAGGTCGGAATAGGGACAACAATGATGATGACGACAATGGTGGTGGCTATAGACGAACGAATAATTATGATGACAACGGTGATAAGCCGAGAGGAAAATTTAATAAAGATGATGACGATAATGAAGGACCTCAGAAACCTAAAGAAATTTACATTCCGCCAGAATTGGCTTCTGATGATAGTCTGTTTGAAAACGGTGTGGCTGCTGGCATTAATTTCGATAAATATGACAAGATTGAAGTTAGAGTAAGCGGAGAGAATACACCTAGTCCGATCGATAGTTTTGAAACGGTTGGCCTTAGAAACATAATATTAGACAATATTAGAAAATCAGGATATACAAAGCCAACTCCAGTGCAAAAATACGCTTTACCCATTATAATGGAAGGTCGTGATTTAATGGCTTGTGCGCAAACAGGCTCGGGGAAAACTGCTGCATTTGCGATTCCTATTATCAACACCTTATTGGAGAAGCCGAAGGACTTAGAAATATCTTCATTTCATTGCGAACCACAAGTTATTATTGTATCGCCTACTCGCGAGCTTACGATACAAATTTGGCAGCAGATtgttaaattttcattgaattcAATTTTGAAGACTGTTGTTGCATATGGTGGAACATCTGTGCAACATCAAAGTGCAAAACTTGCTGCAGGTTGTCACATCCTTGTGGCAACACCAGGAAGATTATTAGATTTTCTAGACAGAGGAAGAATCAAATTTTCTTCTGTTCGATTTCTTGTATTAGACGAAGCAGATCGTATGCTGGACATGGGATTTCTGCCTAGCATTGAAAGAATTGTAGATCATGAGACAATGGTTCCTTTGGAGGAGAGACAGACATTAATGTTCTCTGCTACTTTTCCGGACGAAGTGCAGCACTTAGCAAAgagatttttaaacaattacctATTCCTCGCAGTTGGCATTGTGGGTGGAGCCTGTGCAGATGTCGCGCAAAATTTTTACGAAGTCGGAAAATGGAAGAAGAAAGATATGTTGAAAGATATtttggagagagaaaaagatgCGGGTACACTAGATGGTACATTAATATTTGTCGAGATGAAAAGGAAGGCTGATTTCATAGCAGTGTTCCTATCTGAAAATAATTATCCTACGACTACTATACATGGCGATAGATTTCAAAGTCAAAGGGAAGAAGCATTAGCTGATTTCAAAAGAGGAAAAATGGCTATTTTAGTAGCTACTGCAGTTGCTGCTAGGGGCTTggatataaaaaatgtttctcaTGTTATAAACTTTGATTTGCCAAAAAGTATCGATGAGTATGTTCATCGAATTGGTAGAACTGGTCGCGTGGGCAATCGTGGAAGAGCAACTTCATTTTTCGATCCCGAGGATGATGCACCTCTGCGAGGTGATCTTGTGAGGATATTGAAACAGGCGAATCAGCCTGTTCCAGATTGGTTGGTGTGTGGAAACTCGAATCGAAGCTTTATGCCTGGTAAAGGAAACAAATTTGGCGGAGAAGATATCAGAGAT CTGGAACAGGAGGGTGAACAATACGGTGAAGAATCATATGCGCCTACTGCAGTAGCCAACGAGCCAGAAGAAAGCTGGTAG